In one Nicotiana tomentosiformis chromosome 6, ASM39032v3, whole genome shotgun sequence genomic region, the following are encoded:
- the LOC138893637 gene encoding uncharacterized protein translates to MVPTPVAAPHAQIARGRGQAARGRGQTVRGGGQAVRGEGPPARGHPRDMVQGGGPHSRCYAFPARPEAESSDAVITGTILVCSRYASVLFDPGPTYSYVSSYFASYLVVPHDSLSSLVYVSTPVMDAIFVDRLFHSCVVTIGSLETSVDILLLDMVDFDVILGMDWMSPYHTILDCHAKTLNLVLPSGSGSYTVYCDASRVWLGAVLMQEGRVIAYASR, encoded by the coding sequence ATGGTTccgacaccagttgctgcacctcATGCTCAGatagctagaggcaggggtcaggcagctagaggtaggggccagaccgttagaggtggaggtcaggccgttagaggtgaagGCCCgccagctagaggtcatcccagagatatggttcagggtggtgggcctcattcccgatgttatgcttttccagccaggcctgaggctgagtcatcagATGCTGTTATTACAGGTACTATTTTAGTTTGTAGTAGatatgcttcagttttatttgatccggggcctacttactcctatgtgtcatcttattttgcttcatatttggttgtgcctcatgattctttgagttcccttgtatatgtgtccacacccGTGATGGATGCTATTTTTGTAGATCGTCTAtttcattcgtgtgtggtcactattgggagtcttgagactagtgtagatatTCTACtcctcgatatggttgattttgatgttatattgggcatggattggatgtcaccttatcacactatattggactgtcacgcaaaaacatTGAACTTGGTGTTGCCCtcaggttcaggatcctacacggtatattgtgatgcttcccgTGTttggctcggtgcagtattgatgcaggagggtagggtgattgcatatgcgtctcggtag